In the Muricauda sp. MAR_2010_75 genome, one interval contains:
- a CDS encoding helix-turn-helix domain-containing protein, producing MRIEIIMSHIDFHVIESIRELRVKSNPYIDQVELAQRIGVSEGYVGQIENPKSRAKYNMRMMARAAKALNLRSYQDIFPKEILKNDLVKIRLKLLKMDTKKHEVDENGNVKKRFEVLSIKSLTNHEILQWENGELEYMTIIEE from the coding sequence ATGAGAATAGAAATAATAATGTCACATATAGACTTCCATGTGATTGAAAGTATAAGAGAATTGAGGGTAAAATCAAACCCATATATAGATCAAGTAGAACTGGCACAACGCATAGGGGTATCTGAAGGTTATGTTGGGCAAATAGAAAACCCGAAGAGTAGAGCTAAATACAATATGAGAATGATGGCTAGAGCTGCAAAAGCGCTGAATTTAAGGTCATATCAAGATATTTTTCCCAAGGAGATTTTAAAAAACGATTTAGTAAAAATCAGACTTAAATTGCTTAAAATGGACACCAAAAAACATGAGGTTGATGAAAACGGAAATGTAAAAAAACGCTTTGAAGTTCTCTCAATCAAAAGTTTAACCAACCATGAAATTCTTCAATGGGAAAACGGTGAATTAGAATACATGACTATAATTGAAGAATAA
- a CDS encoding NACHT domain-containing NTPase, producing MTKGGNSGKLFEEQAKVFFSRIFQRLGYTILKERPQFSGTQDGFDIQFMVTDGMTVRNIYVECKDYTTDPAFGNIYAKLHDLETSGYLLKENDIAIFISPRSNFGNHRNPEKSERTFNRSKYPFRVCLFEKAHGIDKLFALEPEIYEAVYGHSLSFEIDEEKELDRFKTLLFYKTNEEFTIAAVRKTRFITHLVKEAHYIQRGVTLIQDPETDDRHLFNILNKEVALFGINDVLHNILTDAVCPGLVLLGNPGMGKSIELKELAMDYWEHREENLWIPFYRSINSFGKQDTLENHLPPNWKDIPQLLVILDGLDEISYGQTFRTMIENFIQNHDGETTVKFVISCRTNIYESTIRDITNFRCCTLNSLDFKHALKYLVDKYQMPSESDYYHEIAGVQKEFFENPYYLNLLGDYYQESQKLPSNKSELMERYIAKRLHDDEKSKGKTQDFDPGKILRACKKVAFSLEAMQTRNISGEQLTMLLQETKPIFVNSGFAQRVVNADKWEFEHRNLQEFFVAKTLSNFEVDKIIEFIALDDAKPKTHPSWLNSISFLLNLLDSKSDKMASLVKWLQENDAIVLFQADRSRINDGIRKEVFQDYFIKRCKEQTLWVRKYDQETKDVARFADSDVNRNFLIKELSDKDNHRRTRISAMFLLSQMDTALMDERFKKVLFCCLQASLEEVDIDFKAEILHLIHEKGYHRSEEYLSKLISTVSHIDHERITSMLLKLILESDVDKHIEYIRSITAIVAGEKQRKHQTRENYMTSEKGYFRSALINLGQARNQVYALQVFLEHGDDIRLENNDLAKLTQKMAESYANTKEMYGYTMEWLTKALENRLTTYRNEEDLAAFFKKTGTNDKAFMDIYQSPPTMENKRYFLAYLISDNTLPVLVEDYQKGTLEANELYFFRNVLSRVDVDLALKFEKRILESTEYRLREDFIDVELRKLWADYHETKEQSSFDLLFDRKGLKRLAEDYFDLIGKSKLDWEDMRDHKENFWDDLELQKRFLPTFLEIVNDARRQIGKSITLADVHKYVDDELYILFKIKRELTNQSKKNIVERPEHIAYLKKWCLKNEKNGDFEHALGRYQSKNYLICEYLWFFGRRYDFKYQESTYLDMLWVDYHLEKGGVVGYDYILEQVDIDKIKARVIKNLHNGLEEFIVFINHAEFALSHGLSEVYSLIGDYLLDQSQNRYRRWKLLGSYVETTGDVQLLRHILENEAPVEDDNSLYWDATGHLINLGQKEIVIKKTMEVLKKNKGGMEGLTAIKYLIRAGHPKALAFFNKWLRAGNRYNRKEHRFFSTVDFGDFYAPGAINALLELIELSVSKEIKGDDFFDPIRTVYEILKSFYENANQKDFTKLLTGLENSKHRLAQISGLDLFYIHDIINEARDAYFKMRSRPMAFAEIAERIDASKYLI from the coding sequence ATGACGAAAGGAGGCAACAGTGGAAAATTATTTGAGGAACAGGCCAAAGTGTTCTTTTCAAGGATTTTCCAGCGATTGGGATACACCATATTAAAAGAACGCCCTCAATTTAGTGGTACACAGGATGGGTTCGACATACAGTTTATGGTCACAGATGGCATGACCGTGCGCAATATCTATGTGGAATGCAAGGATTACACTACCGACCCAGCTTTCGGGAATATCTATGCAAAGCTCCATGACTTGGAGACCTCGGGCTATTTGCTCAAAGAAAATGATATTGCAATATTCATTAGTCCAAGATCCAATTTTGGGAATCACAGAAATCCAGAAAAATCAGAGCGCACCTTTAATCGGAGCAAGTATCCCTTCAGGGTTTGTCTGTTCGAAAAGGCCCATGGTATTGATAAGCTTTTTGCATTGGAACCTGAAATCTATGAAGCCGTGTATGGCCATTCTCTGTCTTTTGAAATTGACGAAGAAAAAGAACTGGACAGGTTCAAAACACTCCTTTTTTATAAGACCAATGAAGAATTCACGATAGCTGCTGTCAGAAAAACCAGATTCATTACCCATCTGGTCAAGGAGGCACACTACATCCAGAGAGGGGTTACGCTTATCCAAGATCCTGAGACTGATGACAGACACCTATTCAATATCCTTAACAAAGAAGTCGCACTGTTTGGAATAAACGATGTGCTACACAACATTTTAACCGATGCGGTTTGTCCAGGATTGGTATTATTGGGCAATCCAGGTATGGGAAAGTCCATTGAACTCAAGGAACTGGCCATGGATTATTGGGAACATAGGGAAGAAAACCTGTGGATTCCATTTTACCGGTCCATCAATAGTTTCGGGAAACAAGATACCCTTGAAAATCATTTACCACCGAATTGGAAGGACATCCCACAATTGTTGGTCATTTTGGACGGTCTGGACGAAATTTCATATGGGCAGACCTTCCGCACCATGATTGAAAATTTCATTCAAAACCATGACGGTGAGACCACCGTCAAATTTGTCATCAGTTGCCGCACCAATATATATGAATCAACAATCAGGGACATCACCAATTTTAGATGCTGTACCTTGAACAGCCTGGATTTTAAGCATGCCCTTAAATACTTGGTCGACAAATATCAAATGCCCTCAGAGAGCGATTATTACCACGAAATTGCAGGTGTACAAAAGGAATTTTTCGAAAACCCCTATTATCTGAACCTATTGGGGGATTATTACCAAGAAAGCCAAAAGTTGCCCAGCAACAAGTCGGAGTTAATGGAACGTTATATAGCGAAAAGGCTACATGATGATGAAAAATCCAAGGGAAAGACACAAGATTTTGATCCAGGGAAAATACTACGAGCATGTAAAAAGGTGGCTTTTTCATTGGAAGCCATGCAAACCCGTAATATTTCGGGGGAGCAATTAACCATGTTATTACAGGAGACCAAACCCATTTTCGTCAACTCAGGATTTGCACAAAGGGTGGTCAATGCGGACAAATGGGAGTTTGAACACCGCAATCTCCAAGAGTTTTTTGTGGCGAAAACGCTCAGTAATTTTGAAGTGGACAAGATAATAGAATTCATAGCCTTGGACGATGCCAAACCAAAGACTCATCCTTCCTGGTTGAATTCGATTTCCTTTTTGCTCAACCTTTTAGACTCTAAATCAGATAAAATGGCCAGCCTGGTCAAGTGGTTGCAGGAAAATGATGCCATTGTTTTGTTCCAAGCGGACCGTTCAAGGATCAATGATGGTATACGCAAAGAGGTATTTCAAGATTACTTTATCAAGCGTTGCAAGGAACAGACGCTTTGGGTGAGAAAATATGACCAAGAAACCAAAGACGTGGCCAGGTTCGCAGATTCCGATGTTAACAGGAATTTTCTAATAAAGGAACTTAGTGATAAAGACAATCATAGGCGAACTCGTATTTCAGCAATGTTTCTGCTCTCTCAAATGGATACTGCCTTAATGGATGAGCGATTCAAAAAGGTTCTGTTTTGTTGTCTGCAAGCTTCATTAGAAGAGGTTGATATTGACTTCAAAGCGGAAATCCTCCATCTTATCCATGAAAAGGGCTACCACAGGTCAGAGGAATATCTTTCCAAATTGATTTCCACGGTTTCCCACATTGATCATGAACGTATTACCAGTATGTTGCTCAAGCTGATTTTGGAATCGGATGTTGACAAGCACATTGAATATATAAGGTCAATCACTGCTATTGTGGCCGGCGAGAAACAGCGGAAACACCAAACAAGGGAGAACTATATGACGAGCGAAAAAGGGTACTTCAGAAGTGCCCTTATAAATCTTGGACAAGCACGTAACCAAGTATATGCATTGCAGGTGTTTTTGGAACATGGGGATGACATACGATTGGAAAATAACGATTTAGCGAAGTTGACCCAAAAAATGGCCGAATCCTATGCGAATACCAAGGAAATGTATGGTTATACTATGGAGTGGTTGACAAAAGCCTTGGAGAATAGGCTGACAACTTATAGAAATGAGGAAGATTTGGCAGCATTTTTCAAAAAAACGGGAACAAATGACAAAGCCTTCATGGATATTTACCAATCCCCTCCGACCATGGAGAACAAAAGATACTTTTTGGCCTATCTGATTTCGGATAACACACTTCCCGTCCTCGTTGAAGATTACCAAAAAGGAACACTTGAAGCTAATGAATTGTATTTTTTCAGAAACGTTTTGAGCCGAGTGGATGTAGACCTTGCACTCAAGTTTGAAAAAAGGATTTTGGAAAGTACAGAGTATCGACTGAGGGAGGATTTCATAGATGTCGAGCTAAGAAAACTATGGGCGGATTACCATGAAACCAAAGAGCAAAGCTCCTTTGACCTTTTGTTTGATCGAAAAGGGCTCAAAAGACTTGCAGAAGACTATTTTGATTTAATTGGCAAGTCCAAATTGGATTGGGAGGACATGAGGGACCACAAGGAAAATTTCTGGGATGATCTAGAATTGCAAAAACGGTTCTTACCCACCTTCTTGGAAATTGTCAATGATGCCAGGCGACAGATAGGTAAAAGTATAACATTAGCAGATGTGCATAAATACGTCGATGACGAGCTTTATATCCTGTTCAAGATAAAAAGGGAATTGACCAATCAATCAAAAAAGAATATTGTTGAACGACCTGAGCATATTGCGTACCTTAAGAAGTGGTGCCTAAAGAATGAGAAAAATGGAGATTTCGAACATGCTTTGGGACGGTACCAATCCAAAAATTACCTAATCTGTGAGTACCTGTGGTTCTTTGGAAGACGCTATGATTTCAAATACCAAGAGTCTACCTATTTGGACATGCTCTGGGTCGATTATCATTTGGAAAAAGGTGGCGTGGTAGGGTACGACTATATTTTGGAGCAAGTGGATATCGATAAGATCAAGGCCAGGGTTATCAAAAATTTACATAATGGTTTGGAAGAGTTCATTGTTTTCATCAATCATGCAGAGTTCGCGCTATCTCATGGGTTGAGCGAAGTTTATTCACTGATTGGGGACTATCTGTTGGACCAAAGCCAAAACAGATATCGTCGTTGGAAATTGCTGGGGTCATATGTTGAGACCACAGGAGATGTGCAGTTGCTTCGGCACATTTTGGAAAATGAAGCCCCTGTAGAGGACGATAACAGTCTTTATTGGGATGCCACTGGTCACTTAATCAATTTAGGCCAGAAGGAAATCGTAATCAAAAAGACCATGGAGGTATTAAAGAAAAATAAGGGGGGCATGGAAGGGTTGACCGCCATAAAGTATCTTATTAGGGCAGGTCATCCCAAGGCTCTTGCCTTTTTCAACAAGTGGCTTAGAGCTGGCAATAGGTACAATCGCAAGGAACATCGGTTTTTCAGCACTGTGGACTTTGGCGATTTTTATGCACCTGGAGCCATCAATGCACTATTGGAATTAATTGAACTATCGGTGTCTAAGGAGATCAAAGGGGATGATTTTTTTGACCCCATTCGCACCGTGTATGAAATCCTGAAATCGTTCTATGAAAATGCCAACCAGAAAGATTTCACCAAACTCCTTACGGGATTGGAAAACAGCAAACACCGATTGGCCCAAATATCAGGATTAGATCTGTTTTATATTCACGACATTATCAATGAAGCCAGGGATGCCTATTTCAAAATGCGGTCCAGACCAATGGCATTTGCTGAAATAGCTGAAAGAATTGATGCCTCCAAATATCTTATTTAG
- a CDS encoding ATP-dependent endonuclease, whose protein sequence is MKISKLQITHFRGIQEATLFFKDHTLLVGKNNIGKSTICEALDLVLGPDRLNRMDAIDEYDFYNGDYYYEEGEAPKQIHIEVILTDISIEMQGVFRNHMEFWHQKRQEILDQGEIEATDEEFVEMCLRLQFIGQYDRDEDEFSAKTYFSHSPDEDEGEFREVPKRRKREIGFLYLRALRTGRRALSLERGTLLDILLRIGEIRPKFWEKTRTRLEELDPPLEESIGVLRKVLDNLELRIGQYIPLPNDEKASTLHVSQLTRDHLRSTLSFFMKSSGEQKPVPFQRLGTGTLSTMVFAMLSAIAELKKENIIFAMEEPEIAVPPHTQRRIIEYLLEQTTQAFVTSHSPYVIEMFDPENIKILKKEEGSKVTGVDITYAGLKPKNYRRKIRHSIAEVILGNAVIVGEGLTELEVLSAAAKILEQDRDNFPFDLSGVTIFEAEGDGNITDWGKFFKSIGLSTFAFFDKMQRSADQIQELNEAFDFYKEIDHKAIEKLLADEVPVSIQWAFLQELKENGEIANGPHLPEMQPDDVTVGKLLDEALRQKKGERRSASLVEKCTMEELPITIKTFLEEIYRKFKQPEEVPLMEFEEEGNGATEPDEE, encoded by the coding sequence ATGAAAATAAGCAAATTGCAGATTACCCATTTCAGGGGAATCCAGGAGGCCACCCTTTTCTTTAAGGACCATACCTTATTGGTGGGGAAAAATAATATTGGCAAATCCACCATATGCGAAGCCCTTGATCTAGTTTTGGGTCCAGACCGTCTCAACCGGATGGATGCCATCGATGAATATGATTTCTACAATGGGGATTATTATTATGAGGAAGGTGAAGCTCCAAAACAAATCCATATAGAGGTTATTCTCACCGACATTTCAATAGAGATGCAGGGCGTCTTTCGAAATCATATGGAATTTTGGCATCAAAAACGGCAAGAAATCCTTGATCAGGGGGAGATTGAAGCAACCGATGAAGAATTCGTTGAAATGTGCCTGCGGTTACAATTCATTGGTCAGTATGATCGGGATGAGGACGAGTTTTCGGCAAAAACCTACTTCTCGCATTCCCCCGATGAAGATGAAGGAGAGTTTAGAGAAGTCCCAAAACGCAGAAAAAGAGAAATAGGGTTTCTCTACCTCAGGGCATTAAGAACTGGAAGAAGGGCGTTGAGTCTGGAGCGGGGAACCCTTTTGGATATCCTACTTCGAATTGGTGAAATTCGGCCAAAATTTTGGGAGAAAACAAGGACCAGACTTGAAGAGCTAGACCCCCCTTTGGAGGAGAGCATCGGAGTTCTTAGGAAAGTACTCGATAACTTGGAGCTGCGTATAGGACAATATATTCCCCTTCCCAACGACGAAAAGGCTTCCACTCTTCATGTGTCCCAATTGACCAGGGACCATCTTCGAAGTACTCTATCTTTTTTTATGAAATCTTCGGGGGAGCAGAAACCGGTTCCATTCCAGAGATTGGGCACGGGAACACTCAGCACTATGGTCTTTGCAATGCTTTCCGCGATAGCAGAACTAAAGAAGGAAAACATCATATTCGCTATGGAAGAACCGGAAATAGCGGTGCCTCCCCATACACAACGACGAATCATTGAGTACTTGTTGGAACAGACCACTCAGGCATTTGTGACCTCCCATTCCCCATATGTAATAGAAATGTTCGACCCGGAGAACATCAAAATACTGAAAAAGGAAGAAGGCTCCAAGGTGACTGGTGTGGATATTACCTATGCCGGTTTAAAACCAAAGAACTATCGGAGAAAAATACGGCATTCCATAGCTGAGGTAATCTTGGGAAATGCTGTCATCGTTGGTGAAGGTCTGACTGAATTGGAAGTCTTGTCAGCTGCTGCAAAAATACTGGAGCAGGATCGGGACAATTTTCCATTCGATTTATCAGGAGTGACCATTTTTGAAGCTGAAGGTGATGGAAATATTACGGATTGGGGGAAGTTTTTCAAATCAATAGGACTTTCAACCTTTGCTTTTTTTGATAAGATGCAGCGCTCCGCCGACCAGATCCAAGAACTGAATGAAGCTTTTGACTTCTACAAGGAAATTGACCATAAGGCCATCGAGAAATTATTGGCGGACGAGGTGCCGGTAAGCATTCAATGGGCATTTCTACAAGAGCTCAAAGAAAATGGAGAGATTGCAAATGGACCACATCTCCCTGAAATGCAACCGGATGATGTCACAGTGGGAAAGTTATTGGATGAGGCATTGAGACAAAAGAAAGGGGAAAGGCGCTCGGCTTCTTTAGTGGAAAAGTGTACCATGGAAGAACTCCCCATTACAATTAAGACTTTCCTGGAAGAAATCTACCGTAAGTTCAAACAACCTGAGGAAGTGCCACTCATGGAATTTGAAGAGGAGGGGAATGGAGCCACAGAACCAGATGAGGAATAG
- a CDS encoding UvrD-helicase domain-containing protein: MALEIDENRRAILDCKRNLLVIGGPGCGKTTIALAKAFSYIREQSLNRGEKILFLSFSRNARARILESAENFPDFKELGAKLYVQTFHAFFLEIIKTHGYLLGCPKKISIIPPHDEAALKGDRKDDDPAWLVEKQDLFNQEGKITFDRFAAIVLELITRSERIRDSIGSAFPLIIVDEAQDTDTEQWQIVQAFHGISQLLLLGDLDQQIFDYRPDIDPRRLLEIKEQINPLEITLASDNFRNPNTEILDFARDLRDNSPRDRGYKGMTSMKYAVIAKYRDRSICQSVGILNSKIEEATGEKPKNIAILTPWWKGVKMVSSALKARKIPHRVQFDETATNFSSRLVACLMEPILDKKQHLVWVLVILRDYQSAKGNRKESTKYDGWIAKVMEDGKVSGKTIPYFQGVIEKISQHQFSGNPAQDWKYVQELLFTCEMGPIQKFARQSEFLVAYNRGRIIMRDLGNAWLEHSGYVDARGILHRAVLESQMSSDVVKEEGIHVMTTYKSKGKEFDGVIIFQNEHISPIELRDDNAGMDRSRRLLLVGVTRARHHVLILRQAGFRSKLLDMFNLDGL; this comes from the coding sequence ATGGCACTTGAGATTGATGAAAATAGACGTGCCATCCTTGACTGTAAAAGAAACTTGTTGGTCATAGGAGGCCCGGGGTGTGGCAAAACCACCATTGCCCTGGCCAAAGCATTCTCCTATATTCGGGAACAATCATTGAACCGAGGCGAGAAAATCCTTTTTCTCAGTTTCTCCAGAAATGCCAGGGCCAGAATTTTAGAATCTGCGGAAAACTTTCCTGATTTCAAGGAACTTGGTGCCAAGTTGTATGTTCAGACATTCCATGCCTTTTTTTTGGAAATTATAAAGACCCACGGCTATCTTTTGGGTTGTCCCAAAAAAATATCCATCATACCACCCCATGATGAAGCTGCTTTGAAAGGGGACAGGAAGGACGATGACCCAGCTTGGCTAGTGGAAAAACAAGACCTTTTCAATCAAGAAGGAAAGATAACCTTTGACCGTTTTGCAGCAATTGTATTGGAACTCATCACCAGGAGTGAGCGTATTCGGGATTCCATTGGGAGCGCCTTCCCCCTAATCATTGTGGATGAAGCTCAAGATACTGACACGGAACAATGGCAAATTGTACAAGCTTTTCACGGGATTTCCCAATTGTTGTTGTTAGGCGATTTGGATCAACAGATTTTTGATTACAGACCAGATATTGATCCGAGACGGCTTTTGGAAATAAAGGAGCAAATCAATCCATTGGAAATAACATTGGCATCGGATAATTTCCGGAATCCCAATACAGAGATTCTAGATTTTGCAAGGGACTTACGCGATAATAGTCCCAGAGATAGGGGATATAAAGGTATGACATCCATGAAGTATGCTGTAATTGCGAAATATCGTGACCGTAGTATTTGCCAAAGCGTAGGTATATTAAATTCCAAAATCGAAGAAGCAACTGGAGAAAAACCAAAGAACATTGCCATCCTTACCCCCTGGTGGAAAGGAGTTAAAATGGTTTCAAGTGCACTTAAGGCCCGAAAAATACCACATAGGGTTCAATTTGATGAGACCGCCACTAACTTTTCCAGTAGATTGGTAGCCTGCCTGATGGAACCCATTTTGGACAAAAAGCAACATTTGGTTTGGGTTTTGGTAATCCTAAGGGACTACCAAAGTGCAAAAGGAAACAGAAAGGAAAGTACAAAATATGATGGTTGGATAGCTAAAGTAATGGAGGACGGAAAAGTTAGTGGTAAGACCATACCCTATTTTCAAGGAGTGATTGAGAAAATTAGTCAACATCAATTTTCAGGCAATCCAGCACAGGATTGGAAATATGTACAAGAACTTCTGTTTACTTGTGAAATGGGGCCAATACAAAAATTCGCACGACAATCGGAATTTTTAGTAGCATACAACCGAGGGAGAATCATCATGAGAGACTTGGGAAATGCATGGTTGGAACATTCTGGATATGTGGATGCACGTGGAATCCTACACAGGGCAGTTTTGGAATCCCAAATGTCATCAGATGTGGTCAAAGAGGAGGGCATACACGTTATGACCACCTATAAGTCCAAAGGGAAGGAATTTGATGGTGTCATCATTTTTCAAAATGAACACATTTCCCCTATCGAATTGCGGGATGACAATGCTGGAATGGACAGGTCTAGAAGACTATTGTTGGTAGGGGTGACAAGGGCAAGACACCATGTCCTTATTTTAAGACAGGCCGGTTTCCGTTCAAAGTTGTTGGATATGTTCAATTTGGATGGGTTGTGA
- a CDS encoding type IV secretory system conjugative DNA transfer family protein translates to MENLGWIEIVSGIVFGGGISVAVNRFLKYGFVIWVLGIVLLAVANGLVGGWDGIIKGSLTLWLPLFFVHVVIYGLVDYYKDNKKPSKVFEVKMRVKGRPLVLGNIRRGVSVMASAGSGKTESVIYNFLKHFQKEHFSGVIHDYKDFEITEMAYPLWNGEEIPFKIVSFGPIYNRVNPIAPRYLPDEESVHEVSRVLLENLMEHRDSDENSTSRFFKDAAEGLISGLIWRLKTDYPHYCTLPHLMAVFQQLATKSLIKFLKGNITSRAMADAFISGIGSERQTAGVLSTLANGFKKISTRKIFMVLSKDEISLDINNEDHPSIIALVNNPQKDASLSPVIATIIHTISKQMSQRNRKPSFMLLEEASTLRLLNMHRIPATLRSYDIVSVYVLQDKIQNDMMYGEKASKAILSNLSYQFFGKVNDPDTARYYERFFELVKIPTRSVSKSSGLNLERRITEGEKEVSKRRAEVFFRLKQGEFVVFADGKDRKVQFQKPEIERGLSKPLLVSESELEQHYLKVHHDIGMIFK, encoded by the coding sequence ATGGAAAATTTAGGATGGATTGAAATAGTATCTGGGATCGTATTCGGGGGAGGAATCTCGGTTGCAGTAAATCGATTTCTCAAATATGGGTTTGTGATTTGGGTTTTGGGAATTGTTCTTTTAGCGGTGGCCAATGGTTTAGTAGGAGGATGGGATGGTATCATAAAGGGATCATTGACCCTTTGGTTGCCATTGTTTTTTGTCCATGTGGTGATCTATGGTCTGGTGGATTACTACAAGGACAATAAGAAACCCTCCAAAGTCTTTGAGGTGAAAATGAGGGTAAAGGGGAGGCCATTGGTACTGGGAAACATCCGAAGGGGGGTCTCAGTGATGGCTTCTGCAGGAAGCGGTAAGACGGAGAGTGTCATCTATAATTTTTTAAAGCATTTTCAAAAGGAGCATTTCTCCGGGGTCATCCATGATTACAAGGATTTTGAGATAACCGAAATGGCCTATCCCTTGTGGAATGGTGAAGAGATCCCCTTTAAGATTGTTTCTTTTGGACCTATTTATAATCGGGTCAATCCAATAGCTCCCCGATACCTGCCCGATGAGGAAAGTGTGCATGAGGTGTCAAGGGTGCTATTGGAGAATTTGATGGAACATAGGGACTCGGACGAGAACAGTACCTCCCGCTTTTTTAAGGATGCAGCCGAGGGCTTGATCAGTGGATTGATTTGGCGATTAAAGACCGATTATCCACACTATTGCACCTTGCCCCATCTCATGGCTGTTTTCCAACAATTGGCCACCAAGAGCTTGATCAAGTTCCTAAAGGGAAACATCACCTCCCGTGCCATGGCGGATGCCTTTATCAGTGGCATAGGATCGGAACGACAGACAGCAGGGGTGCTCAGTACCCTGGCCAATGGATTTAAAAAGATCAGTACACGAAAGATCTTTATGGTGCTTTCCAAGGATGAGATCTCCTTGGATATCAATAATGAAGACCATCCATCCATCATTGCCTTGGTGAACAACCCCCAAAAGGATGCTTCCCTTTCCCCGGTGATTGCTACCATTATCCATACCATTTCCAAGCAGATGAGCCAACGCAACCGTAAACCTTCCTTTATGTTGTTGGAAGAGGCTTCTACTTTGCGATTGTTGAACATGCATCGGATTCCAGCCACTTTGCGGAGTTATGACATTGTTAGTGTCTATGTGTTGCAGGACAAGATCCAGAACGATATGATGTACGGGGAGAAGGCCAGTAAAGCGATTCTCTCAAATTTATCTTATCAGTTTTTCGGGAAAGTCAATGACCCAGACACCGCTCGATACTATGAACGTTTTTTTGAACTGGTCAAGATACCGACCCGTAGTGTGAGCAAGAGTTCAGGGTTGAACCTGGAACGACGCATCACGGAAGGGGAAAAGGAAGTGTCCAAGCGTAGGGCCGAGGTGTTTTTTCGGTTAAAGCAGGGGGAGTTTGTGGTTTTTGCAGATGGGAAGGACAGAAAGGTGCAGTTTCAAAAGCCAGAAATTGAAAGAGGATTGTCCAAGCCTTTGCTGGTTTCAGAATCGGAACTGGAGCAGCATTATCTAAAAGTGCACCATGATATTGGGATGATTTTTAAATGA
- the mobB gene encoding MobB family relaxase, with protein MYIAITRQHLGDNYHGSASDFVKYLEKENEGKAPEEQELFFNQTENDIDAQRVIAEIDANTAKLSKRDPKFYSIMVSPSQVELNHIGNDPEKLKEYTREIMKTYAASFYRDKEVTVNEVLYFAKLERERTYSERDKKVKENQAYASKILELQHQVRAIKEGREQGDMAKLQEKINALEMEAPHKQNGKRIVPGMAKEGHQSHIHIIVSRKDITNSHSLSPGSKFRTSETTLNGEKVKQGFDRDKFYRASEKTFDRQFGYRRNFVETYHARNLLDKNPKQFFAALLGLPSNEKQAANQLLFKAGIKVPSIPTNKAQLAYKAMMQLKKGIGKAMESGSIGI; from the coding sequence ATGTACATCGCCATCACAAGACAACACTTGGGAGATAACTATCACGGCAGTGCCAGTGATTTTGTCAAGTATCTCGAAAAGGAGAACGAAGGTAAGGCCCCCGAAGAACAAGAGCTTTTTTTCAACCAGACCGAAAATGATATCGATGCGCAAAGGGTCATTGCCGAGATCGATGCCAATACGGCCAAACTTTCGAAACGGGATCCCAAGTTCTATTCCATCATGGTCAGTCCATCCCAAGTGGAGCTCAACCATATCGGGAACGACCCTGAAAAGCTGAAAGAGTACACCCGGGAAATCATGAAGACCTATGCGGCCTCCTTTTATAGGGACAAAGAGGTGACGGTCAATGAGGTATTGTATTTCGCGAAACTGGAAAGGGAACGTACCTATTCCGAAAGGGACAAGAAAGTCAAGGAGAATCAAGCCTATGCCAGCAAGATTTTGGAATTGCAACACCAGGTCAGGGCCATCAAGGAGGGTAGGGAGCAAGGGGACATGGCCAAACTTCAAGAAAAAATCAATGCCTTGGAAATGGAGGCACCCCATAAACAGAATGGGAAACGTATTGTTCCAGGCATGGCCAAGGAAGGCCACCAGAGCCATATCCATATCATTGTGAGCCGAAAGGATATCACGAATTCCCATAGCCTCTCCCCGGGATCCAAGTTCCGCACCTCGGAAACTACCCTTAATGGGGAAAAGGTCAAACAGGGGTTTGATCGGGACAAATTCTATAGGGCCTCTGAAAAAACATTCGATAGGCAGTTTGGATATAGAAGGAACTTTGTGGAGACCTACCATGCCCGAAACCTTCTGGATAAGAATCCCAAACAGTTCTTTGCTGCCCTTTTGGGACTACCAAGCAATGAAAAACAGGCAGCCAATCAATTGTTGTTCAAGGCCGGAATCAAAGTGCCGAGCATCCCCACCAATAAAGCGCAGTTGGCCTATAAAGCGATGATGCAGCTCAAAAAAGGCATCGGAAAGGCCATGGAATCGGGATCCATTGGAATTTAA